The proteins below come from a single Etheostoma spectabile isolate EspeVRDwgs_2016 chromosome 4, UIUC_Espe_1.0, whole genome shotgun sequence genomic window:
- the LOC116687629 gene encoding helicase with zinc finger domain 2 isoform X2: MCYNERLLEETKTAIMKIHIISEDVDDVSVSCDEDLTVECEQTNATLQWNFEVETERQLVHVALLKQEPGASFTLGDLSTVPCIYSSGEHFLSKDMTYDITVSFTSMTPGLYDQWLVLDFDMRPVLLKKLRVRLGQLPLKDIEQPIGNRGATLQSAERWHRGNRVFIPCSSRTEEQEELLKEYKPPQINFLYKSSCNSQEPLNNDNYKERMHHFLYNEERAEDQIVSRLNVCGEITTMDTLNSTRFGMIMAPQGELFCAVSIPCNLTPDTPEGLVLKRSIQSGLIAPLSSEGRNSKVYEAIILKDTTSEHQMYLQLSKKCCSDLTLKSNKTYQMEVQFQLNRHSFCHMHKAIDLLPDTKRVLPDLKNCGVPVNSIRYEKLNAQQQAAIDFITGNSNVQKHVAPLLIYGPFGTGKTFTLATAARELCKQPHNKVLICTHTNSSADLYVRDHFHPFIDKKNDAIRPIRIKANKQGSAFLATDEITLKYCLLSEDGQNFLPPTKAALDRYKIIITTTTMARHFHDLKLPEGYFTHILIDEASQMLECEALMAFGLAGPNTRVVLAGDHMQMGPKLFSVDDHHRSNHTLLNRLFHYYQGQKCDAAQNSRIIFSENYRSTKEIVEFVSTHFYVGKNDVIKATGNIPAPENGHALQFHHVRGECLLDTVSMSWFNKEEVAKVVEAVKEVLEYWPLTWGTKDQSSICVLSEGCQVWQIRTALKRRRLAEVHVENIANVQGKQFRAVIMTAVQTRDSLQTTHLPGLELFNDARVLNTAMTRAQSLVVVVGDAAALCCFGKCSRVWKSYIDHCISNNSVAPRHFTKDFFEKDLMETARFQKSEHVDENNTPNDAILQELKDKYEQLETECSSDEIILKSRSSYNTSDVETELLELCKKQPEIYMQGKLVRESYNRGYVIPSHNPARCISITGRANLGKGFTGDEVLLQAAKVVSITKEAASSRELVCLLEDEDLSKPRQNFEDQFVRRTMMPINKSAPKIRILIIKKKRNFLPIWEQTNGQWTIARHERIDERLKENNVFVVQVIGWRDNCHLPLGKVIDILPIGNSLANGLTILNEEFKVAPNTLKSDEALSKDDDWIHRKDMTDMKDINTFTVDPKNAEDLDDAISVREIGDQYELGVHIADVASLVSPGGELDEFAKQRGTTYYCSKENPVHMFPQDLSTGHFSLLPGKDRKVVSLIIKVNKETHEILEKPKFQLSLIRSKEQLSYEAAEVMITKRYRERPTFHTVEDCVTVAYCFAIAQRKIRLGVDWAYSQPDDQRLPGKRKAHLMIEELSVLFNTLASKRLIDSEKTKYCTPLRCQKKPDLEKIEEFKEKCGDMIPLSFHVRHKVDHEEQAQKSQNFRILTEVWEDIQSAARTDDIDKMVDLIAADDIYPLLQPVINQFRRCSSKSKVLCSNSCREAQVGHYSLNVRSYTQASSPIRRYMDIILQRLLHSVICNREVQYTVDVIKTLCGQFEENLNNAKKYEQKAEQISYAVSMRKESAAKLAFVVNPSRDSFAVAFPFNKNMFAGSLSIMYKDLQLCDQPTYDEANDCITLKWKRRIYAVDNMQIHQELNIPDCGPCIELPLTMWKATVKAIDEKNWAHVKFLTMQLKNQNIIPQSSKVPQSKTNLCTLKEHETQMEHEVDIELQLQRGDTLQIQMTTELKRGYHTPAVQLVRIKPKFEICVHHVHSPITCFSRSADDPSRIYYSDIEEYVRIWKPLCEMESASTAVDESHSIVIENLVVSFSQEQEGILTGSFFLPLSWINEWAIECNLSKCFLCIRKRGRTVTPNLELSAPMDPKEFTWVAHGVTRKVDQKKKPGNEGSKVEFYVNHLPMETFPECVFQKNICYTVEIIPKLVPDIRKENAVISITTACDLVMTIALGKQILKEVCNEPQPMRHILRKELPNVLPAFNESQYRAVEKALNNTFTLIQGPPGTGKTVVGVYIVYRFFELNSKNPRIVDHPMDADKKQVILYCGPSNKSVDVVAEYLLRFRERLNPLRVYSQQVEMLDYPYPDCTLQFSQRSLRQERAKSELRSITMHHRMRQDHNPSSREIKDFDRRIKLALEKEGEDLTAEEVKEYKNLLKAARTYELERHDIILCTCTQSSNPSLTRTVSARQILIDECGMATEPQALIPLVCNKPEKVVLIGDHKQLRPIVKNERVRKLGMAKSLFERYYTMHKSRAVMLDTQYRMHEDICKFPSEEYYEGKLQTGVDQPSSVLRVDSKTMPIVFGDIKGETISLVVNTAKGNENSKANQKERDKVIDIAEKLVKTAKIKEQDIVILSPYNAQVSEIRDELKKKGMTQISVTTITKSQGSEWRYVIISTVCSLPSEEINREPEGSWLSKHIGFVGDPNQINVGITRAKEGLCIIGNQELLSCSSSWKNLLAHYKRNDAVTIADNISVCCPT, encoded by the exons ATGTGCTACAATGAAAGGCTCTTGGAGGagacaaaaacagcaataatGAAGATACACATT ATTTCAGAAGACGTTGACGATGTCAGCGTCTCCTGTGATGAAGATTTAACTGTGGAGTGTGAACAGACCAATGCAACACTGCAGTGGAACTTCGAAGTGGAAACAGAG AGACAGCTTGTGCACGTGGCGCTGCTAAAGCAGGAACCAGGAGCTTCGTTCACTCTTGGTGACCTAAGTACCGTGCCCTGCATCTACTCCTCAGGTGAACACTTTCTCAGTAAAGACATGACCTACGACATCACTGTGTCTTTCACATCCATGACCCCAGGCCTGTACGACCAGTGGTTAGTGCTAGATTTTGACATGAGACCAGTGCTACTGAAGAAACTCAGAGTAAGACTAGGCCAGCTGCCATTAAAGGACATTGAACAACCAATTGGGAACCGTGGAGCCACCTTACAAAGTGCTGAGCGTTGGCATCGAGGGAACAGGGTTTTTATCCCTTGTTCGTCCAGGACAGAAGAACAGGAGGAGCTGTTAAAGGAGTACAAGCCTCCTCAGATTAACTTTCTGTATAAGTCCTCCTGCAACAGCCAAGAACCTCTGAATAATGACAACTACAAAGAAAGAATGCATCACTTCCTGTACAACGAGGAACGGGCGGAGGACCAGATTGTTTCAAG aCTGAATGTTTGTGGAGAAATTACAACAATGGATACGTTGAACAGCACAAGGTTTGGCATGATTATGGCTCCTCAGGGAGAACTCTTCTGCGCTGTCTCAATTCCTTGTAATCTCACACCAGACACCCCTGAGGGACTGGTTCTTAAACGAAGCATCCAGTCTGGCCTGATAGCACCTTTATCTTCAGAAGGTCGAAACTCCAAGGTCTATGAGGCCATCATTTTGAAGGACACCACAAGTGAGCACCAAATGTATTTGCAACTGTCTAAAAAATGTTGCTCTGATCTTACACTCAAAAGCAATAAAACGTACCAAATGGAAGTCCAGTTTCAGCTGAATCGCCACAGCTTCTGCCACATGCACAAGGCCATAGACCTCCTTCCTGATACAAAAAGAGTGCTACCAGACCTTAAAAACTGTGGAGTTCCTGTGAATAGCATTCGTTATGAGAAGCTGAATGCACAGCAGCAGGCAGCAATTGACTTTATCACCGGTAATTCTAATGTCCAAAAACACGTGGCACCACTCCTAATCTATGGACCATTTGGAACTGGCAAAACCTTCACCCTTGCCACAGCAGCCAGAGAGCTTTGTAAGCAGCCTCACAACAAAGTGCTCATTTGCACCCACACCAACAG tTCTGCAGATTTGTACGTCAGAGATCACTTCCATCCATTCATCGACAAGAAAAATGATGCAATAAGGCCAATTCgaataaaagcaaacaaacaagggAGTGCTTTCTTGGCCACAGATGAGATAACTTTAAAATACTGTTTGCTTTCAGAAGATGGACAGAATTTTTTACCACCCACAAAAGCTGCCCTTGATCgctacaaaataatcataaccACCACAACAATGGCAAGACATTTCCATGACCTAAAGCTCCCAGAGGGATACTTCACCCACATACTTATTGATGAAGCCTCTCAGATGCTAGAATGTGAGGCTTTGATGGCCTTTGGTCTTGCTGGGCCAAACACCAGAGTTGTTTTGGCTGGGGATCACATGCAAATGGGACCCAAGCTTTTCTCAGTTGACGATCATCACCGTTCAAATCACACACTCCTTAATCGCTTGTTCCACTATTATCAAGGCCAAAAGTGTGATGCTGCCCAGAATAGTAGAATCATTTTCAGTGAAAACTACCGATCAACCAAAGAAATTGTGGAGTTTGTCTCCACCCATTTCTACGTTGGTAAGAATGATGTTATCAAAGCCACTGGAAATATTCCGGCTCCTGAAAATGGCCATGCCCTACAGTTTCACCATGTGAGGGGAGAGTGTCTTTTGGACACTGTATCAATGTCTTGGTTTAACAAAGAAGAGGTTGCCAAAGTGGTTGAAGCAGTGAAAGAGGTTCTCGAGTACTGGCCATTGACCTGGGGGACCAAGGACCAAAGTTCAATCTGCGTTCTATCAGAAGGATGTCAG GTTTGGCAAATTAGGACAGCACTTAAAAGAAGACGCCTTGCTGAAGTCCATGTTGAGAATATTGCAAATGTGCAAG GCAAACAGTTCAGAGCAGTCATAATGACTGCTGTGCAAACACGTGACAGCCTACAAACAACTCACCTGCCTGGTTTGGAGCTGTTCAATGATGCCCGTGTGTTAAACACTGCAATGACTAGGGCTCAGTCCCTTGTGGTTGTGGTTGGAGATGCTGCTGCCCTCTGTTGCTTTGGAAAATGCTCAAGAGTCTGGAAGAGCTACATAGATCATTGCATCAGCAACAACAGTGTTGCACCACGGCATTTTACCAAAGATTTCTTTGAAAAAGATCTTATGGAAACTGCAAGATTTCAGAAGTCTGAACATGTGGATGAAAACAACACTCCCAACGATGCAATTCTCCAAGAGTTGAAAGATAAATATGAACAGTTGGAAACAGAATGTAGTTCAGATGAAATCATATTAAAGTCAAGATCATCATACAATACCAGTGATGTTGAAACAGAACTTTTGGagttgtgtaaaaaacaacCAGAGATATATATGCAAGGAAAGTTAGTCAGGGAGTCATATAACAGAGGTTATGTCATACCATCTCACAACCCTGCTAGATGTATCAGTATCACAGGAAGGGCGAACCTGGGTAAGGGCTTCACTGGAGACGAAGTGTTGTTGCAGGCAGCAAAGGTGGTCAGCATTACCAAGGAAGCTGCATCATCCCGTGAACTTGTGTGCCTGCTTGAAGATGAGGATCTCAGTAAACCAAGACAGAATTTTGAAGACCAATTTGTCAGAAGGACGATGATGCCCATTAATAAATCTGCACCCAAAATACGCATACTGATTATCAAGAAAAAACGGAACTTCCTTCCAATATGGGAGCAAACTAATGGACAGTGGACGATTGCACGACATGAGCGTATTGATGAaaggttaaaagaaaacaatgtatttgtaGTGCAAGTGATTGGCTGGAGAGACAATTGTCATCTTCCATTGGGAAAAGTCATAGATATTCTTCCAATTGGAAATTCTTTGGCTAATGGACTAACGATCCTGAATGAAGAATTCAAAGTTGCACCCAATACATTAAAATCAGATGAGGCTCTATCCAAAGATGATGATTGGATACACAGAAAGGACATGACAGACATGAAAGACATAAACACGTTCACTGTTGATCCAAAAAACGCAGAAGACTTGGATGACGCAATCAGTGTAAGGGAAATTGGAGATCAGTATGAGTTGGGAGTCCATATTGCAGATGTGGCAAGCTTAGTGAGTCCAGGTGGTGAATTAGATGAGTTTGCAAAACAACGTGGTACTACATATTACTGTAGTAAAGAAAACCCTGTGCATATGTTCCCACAAGACTTGAGCACTGGACACTTCAGTCTTCTGCCAGGCAAAGATCGCAAGGTGGTTTCATTAATAATCAAAGTAAACAAGGAAACACATGAGATCCTTGAAAAGCCCAAATTCCAGCTGTCATTGATCAGGTCTAAAGAACAGTTGTCTTATGAGGCGGCAGAGGTCATGATCACCAAAAGATATAGAGAGAGACCTACATTTCACACCGTAGAAGACTGTGTCACAGTGGCTTATTGTTTTGCAATAGCTCAAAGGAAGATTCGACTTGGAGTGGATTGGGCTTATTCTCAACCTGATGATCAGAGATTGCCCGGAAAGCGCAAAGCCCATCTGATGATTGAAGAGCTGAGTGTGTTATTCAACACACTTGCATCTAAGAGGTTGATTGATTCTGAGAAAACCAAGTATTGTACACCCCTACGCTGTCAGAAAAAACCCGATCTAGAAAAGATAGAAGAATTCAAGGAGAAATGCGGAGATATGATTCCACTGTCTTTTCATGTACGGCACAAAGTTGACCATGAggaacaagcccaaaaaagtcaaaactttCGCATACTCACGGAAGTGTGGGAAGATATCCAGTCAGCTGCCAGAACAGatgatattgacaaaatggTGGACCTTATTGCTGCAGATGACATCTACCCTTTGCTCCAGCCAGTCATTAATCAGTTCAGAAGGTGCTCTAGTAAATCTAAAGTCCTGTGTTCGAACTCCTGTCGCGAAGCACAAGTTGGTCATTATTCTCTGAATGTAAGATCGTACACACAAGCATCCTCGCCAATACGGCGGTACATGGACATCATCTTGCAAAGACTTTTGCACTCCGTCATATGTAACAGGGAGGTCCAATACACTGTAGACGTGATAAAGACTTTGTGCGGTCAATTTGAGGAAAACCTCAACAATGCCAAGAAGTATGAACAAAAGGCTGAGCAGATCTCCTATGCAGTGAGCATGAGAAAAGAAAGTGCTGCAAAGCTAGCCTTTGTTGTTAATCCCAGCAGAGACAGTTTTGCAGTGGCATTTCCTTTTAACAAGAACATGTTTGCAGGGAGTTTATCAATTATGTACAAAGATTTACAATTGTGCGACCAACCAACTTATGATGAAGCAAATGACTGCATCACTCTTAAATGGAAAAGGCGAATCTATGCAGTTGACAACATGCAAATCCACCAAGAGTTGAACATTCCAGACTGTGGTCCCTGCATTGAGCTTCCACTAACGATGTGGAAAGCCACTGTTAAAGCAATTGATGAAAAAAACTGGGCTCATGTCAAGTTTCTTACAATGCAACTGAAAAATCAAAATATTATACCACAGTCATCTAAGGTGCCTCAATCGAAGACTAACTTATGTACCTTAAAGGAGCATGAGACACAAATGGAGCATGAGGTTGACATTGAGCTCCAGTTGCAGAGAGGTGACACCCTTCAGATCCAAATGACAACTGAGTTAAAAAGAGGTTACCACACACCTGCTGTGCAGTTGGTGCGCATTAAACCAAAGTTTGAGATTTGTGTGCATCATGTCCACAGCCCTATTACATGCTTCTCCAGATCTGCAGATGATCCATCAAGGATTTATTACAGCGACATTGAGGAGTATGTACGCATATGGAAACCATTGTGTGAGATGGAATCTGCTTCCACTGCTGTGGATGAAAGTCACAGCATAGTCATCGAGAACTTGGTAGTAAGCTTCAGTCAAGAACAAGAAGGCATACTAACAGGAAGCTTCTTCTTACCTCTATCATGGATTAATGAATGGGCCATTGAATGTAACCTTTCAAAGTGCTTTCTGTGCATACGTAAAAGAGGTCGGACGGTGACTCCAAACCTGGAGCTTTCTGCACCGATGGACCCAAAAGAGTTCACTTGGGTGGCCCATGGTGTCACAAGAAAAGTAGATCAAAAGAAAAAACCGGGAAATGAAGGAAGTAAAGTGGAGTTCTATGTCAATCACCTGCCGATGGAGACCTTTCCTGAATGTGtctttcagaaaaacatttgttaCACAGTTGAAATAATTCCAAAGCTCGTGCCTGACAT CCGGAAAGAAAACGCTGTGATCAGCATTACAACTGCATGCGATCTTGTCATGACTATAGCACTTGGAAAACAGATTCTAAAAGAGG TGTGTAATGAGCCCCAACCAATGAGGCACATCCTGAGGAAAGAGCTACCAAATGTATTGCCAGCCTTTAACGAGAGTCAGTATCGTGCTGTGGAGAAAGCTCTAAATAATACCTTTACACTTATACAGGGACCTCCTG GAACTGGAAAGACAGTAGTAGGTGTGTACATAGTGTACCGTTTCTTTGAGCTGAACTCTAAGAACCCAAGGATAGTTGATCACCCAATGGATGCCGACAAGAAACAAGTCATTCTCTACTGCGGCCCATCCAACAagtctgttgatgttgttgCAG AATACCTGTTGAGGTTTAGGGAAAGACTAAATCCCCTCAGGGTCTACAGCCAACAAGTGGAGATGCTTGATTACCCTTATCCAGACTGCACGCTTCAATTTTCCCAGAGGTCACTTCGCCAAGAACGTGCCAAATCAGAGCTAAG GAGCATCACTATGCATCACCGCATGCGACAGGACCACAACCCTTCTTCAAGAGAAATTAAAGATTTTGATCGACGCATTAAACTTGCCCTtgagaaagaaggagaagatCTGACTGCTGAAGAGGTGAAAGA ATACAAAAACCTTCTCAAAGCTGCGCGGACATATGAGCTTGAACGCCATGACATCATACTGTGCACATGTACACAGTCTTCCAACCCGAGTTTGACTAGGACAGTCAGTGCACGTCAGATCCTCATTGATGAATGTGGAATGGCCACTGAACCCCAAGCCCTGATTCCATTAGTCTGCAACAAACCAGAAAAG GTTGTTTTGATTGGTGACCACAAACAGTTACGACCCATTGTGAAGAATGAGCGTGTGAGGAAGCTGGGGATGGCCAAGTCTCTGTTTGAACGCTACTATACAATGCACAAGAGCAGGGCAGTGATGCTGGACACCCAGTACAGAATG CATGAGGACATATGCAAGTTCCCGTCAGAAGAATATTATGAGGGAAAGCTGCAAACTGGGGTGGATCAGCCAAGCAGCGTCCTGCGTGTTGATTCCAAGACGATGCCAATTGTTTTTGGGGACATCAAAGGAGAGACCATCAGTCTGGTTGTCAACACAGCCAAGGGCAACGAGAACTCCAAAGCAaaccagaaagagagagacaaagtg ATTGACATTGCTGAAAAGCTGGTGAAGACTGCCAAAATCAAAGAGCAAGATATTGTGATTCTGTCACCCTATAATGCACAAGTGTCTGAAATCAGAGATGAGCTGAAGAAGAAGGGAATGACTCAAATCAGCGTTACCACAATCACCAAAAGCCAAG GAAGTGAATGGCGTTATGTCATCATATCTACGGTGTGCTCTCTGCCAAGTGAAGAGATTAATAGAGAACCAGAAGGATCTTGGCTGTCCAAACATATTGGCTTTGTAGGTGATCCCAACCAGATAAATGTGGGCATCACCAGAGCCAAAGAGGGACTTTGCATTATCG GAAACCAAGAGTTGCTGAGCTGCAGTAGCTCTTGGAAAAATCTCCTGGCCCACTACAAGCGTAATGATGCAGTGACAATTGCAGACAACATTTCAGTGTGCTGTCCCACATAG